The genomic stretch GACCGACCCCGCCGATTCGACCAGGATGCTGCTGGTCGACGGCCAGTACACCGAGGGCGTGGAGCTGGGCCTGGCCGGGCGCATCACCGATCGCTGGCAGGTCATGGGTGGCTACGCCTGGCAGTCCGGCGAGATCACCACCACGCAGTCGGCCACCGCGGTGGAAGGCAACCGGTTGGCGCAGCTGCCACGCCATTCGGCCTCGCTGTGGAACCGCTACGACTTCAGCGACAGGTTCGGTGCGGGCCTGGGAATCGTGTACCGCGGCGAGATCTACGCCAACGTGGACAACAAGGTGGCGCTGCCGGCCTTCACCCGCGTCGATGCAGCGGTCTACTGGACGCTCTCGCCGTCCCTGCAGCTCCAGCTCAACGTGGAGAACCTGGGCAACACCCGCTATTTCGCCAGCGCCCACAGCAACAACAACATCAGCCCGGGTGCGCCGCGCAGCGCATGGGTCAGCCTGAACTTCCGCTACTGAGTCGACCCATGAGCCAGGACATTTCGGCACGTCGCCGCAATACCCGCTACCGCTGGATCCGCCAGCTGCACCTGTGGATCGGCGCCTGGGGCGCGCTGGCGGCGATCCTGTACGGCATCACCGGCCTGGTGATGAACCACCGCTTCGGCGACGGCGCCTGGCCGCAGGGCGAAAGCAGTGAGGCTGCACGGGCCGAGCTGGCGATTCCAGCGGCAGCACGAGCATCGCCCGAACAGCTGTCGCTGTGGCTGCGCAGCCACCAGCAGCTCGACGCCCAGGTCATTCGCAAGGGCGGACCGGGCGGCGGTGAAGGCAAGCCGGCGCCCAAGTGGACGCTGAGCGGCGGCAGCGCGGGCAGCTCGTGGGCGCTCGAATATGTCCCCGGCAACGAAAGCGCGACTCTCAAGCACAGCCGGCATTCGCCGCTGGCGGCGTTCAACCGCCTGCACAAGGCGGTTGGCGGCGGCCCGTTCTGGGTGCTGTTGGCCGACAGCTTCGCCGTCGGCATGTTGCTGCTTGGCGTTTCCGGAATCTGGATGTGGGCCCGCGGGCGCGGCTGGCGCGAGATGGCGTTCAGCGTGATGGGACTGTCCACCGTGGTGTTCGTCGCCGTCCTGGGACTGGCATTGGGCTAGCGTTCGACGGACGCGTACGGCTTCGCCGCATCAAAAAGAGGTGCGGCACATCCCTGTGCCGCAGCGACGTCAATTCCTTTGACGCCGCCTTTGACCTTGAAAGTCCCCAGGGGATGAGGGTTGATCAAAGCCGCCTGGCTTTGATCAGACCTCGCCCTGCTCTACAACCCGCGCCAGCAGGAGTTCGCCGGCCCCGTCCAGCGCAAACCGTGTGCGTACACGATGGCCGCGAAGGATCGCGGTGTCGCCCGGCGCCATGACGCCGGGCCCGGCTAGACCGGGAAAATGCGCCTGCCCGGCCAGCAGATGCGCCACCCAGGTTTCCCCCGGGTCGGCAAACAGCACCATCGCTCCGGCCAGCGGCCGCCGCCAGAGCTGGACGTCGGCATGACCGCGCTTCCACATCAGGTTGAAGTCACGGCTGGGGCCGTCGACCAGTTGTCCCACCAGCGGGCGCTCGCCGGCGAACCGCTGCATCCCGCAAGGCGGCAACAGATCGCGCACGTCGCCATCGTCGAAACGCAGGCGCATGCCCTCGCCTTCCAGCAGCACCAGCGCGCGCTCCACGCCCGGAAATGTCGAAAAGGGGGCGTCGGTTTCCACTTCCGCGAGAGACACCCGCCAATTCCAGTCGTCGGCATCCGGGCACCGGAAGACTTCCGAGGTCCACCCCGCACCGTTCTTCCAGCGCATGCGCCGGTAGTCCTGCGCGCGCAGGACCGTGGTTGCCGGCGCCGTCGCCATTCCCGTCATCGCCGCAGTATCGCCGGCCAGCGAAGGGCCGGCGACGACGCGCTCTGCATTCATCGGCGCACGACCCGCTGCGGCGCCACCTTCCGGATCGGGGCATTCGCAGTCTTCGGAGCAACCCGCGGCGCGCCCACCACGATCCGGTCGCGATTCCTCTCCACGGTCTTCAACCCGATGCCCTTGACCAGCGCCAGCTGCTCGGCGCTGCGGAACGCGCCATTGGACTTGCGGTAGTCGACGATCGCCTGGGCCTTGGCAGGACCGACGTTCACCAACACGCGGTCGATGGTGCCGGCATCGGCGGTATTGATGTTGACCGTCTCGCCGGCGGCGGCGGTGCCCGCCAGGGCGAAGCACAGGACCAGCGGGGCGAGCAGATTGGTCAGTGACTTGATGTTCATGGGATGGCTCCTTGGGTTGGGATCTGTAGCCGGATCGCACGTCTTGCGCCGGTGTGTGCAGATTGCCAACCGCGACAGGGACAGCCTATCGGCCGCCGTCCCGGCGCGCGTCGGGA from Thermomonas sp. XSG encodes the following:
- a CDS encoding PepSY-associated TM helix domain-containing protein; protein product: MSQDISARRRNTRYRWIRQLHLWIGAWGALAAILYGITGLVMNHRFGDGAWPQGESSEAARAELAIPAAARASPEQLSLWLRSHQQLDAQVIRKGGPGGGEGKPAPKWTLSGGSAGSSWALEYVPGNESATLKHSRHSPLAAFNRLHKAVGGGPFWVLLADSFAVGMLLLGVSGIWMWARGRGWREMAFSVMGLSTVVFVAVLGLALG
- a CDS encoding HutD family protein, producing the protein MTGMATAPATTVLRAQDYRRMRWKNGAGWTSEVFRCPDADDWNWRVSLAEVETDAPFSTFPGVERALVLLEGEGMRLRFDDGDVRDLLPPCGMQRFAGERPLVGQLVDGPSRDFNLMWKRGHADVQLWRRPLAGAMVLFADPGETWVAHLLAGQAHFPGLAGPGVMAPGDTAILRGHRVRTRFALDGAGELLLARVVEQGEV
- a CDS encoding ComEA family DNA-binding protein, which gives rise to MNIKSLTNLLAPLVLCFALAGTAAAGETVNINTADAGTIDRVLVNVGPAKAQAIVDYRKSNGAFRSAEQLALVKGIGLKTVERNRDRIVVGAPRVAPKTANAPIRKVAPQRVVRR